DNA from Branchiostoma lanceolatum isolate klBraLanc5 chromosome 9, klBraLanc5.hap2, whole genome shotgun sequence:
gaaacaagatggcggcgtacGGGCGGTACCATACGGCGGTAGTACGGGGCATCCCGGACTCCGTACGGTACGAAGCGCTGATCCAGGCCGAACAGAGGGACTATGTAGACGTGGAGAAGGCCCGTCAGGAGAAGGCAGTGTACGTGCAGACTCTGAGGGACCTGGGGCTGAGGATAGTCGAACTCCCGGCCGCCGAGGAACACCCCGACTGCCCGTTCGTGGAAGACTGTGCCGTGGTGTGCAATGGTACCGCACTGGTGACCCGACCCGGACACCCCAGCAGGCGAGGAGAGGTATTAATTACATTCAAACTTTATTACACAACGGTTGTAACGGATGCAATGTATGGTAAACTTAGTGTCATACCTACGCTGTTCTGTGTCTTCTAAGTTCTATgtattagcaaggaggttaaaataagatttAATACCAGAAAGCTTTATGCTTTGAAGCCATGATTGTGTACAAATAAGCTCAGATTTAGAATCTCAACTTACATGTAATCCCCTTGATTAAACACTTGTGTCTGAAATGATGCAAATTATGTCTTTTTGTCAGAGCTCTAGATATAACGTTTTCTGACACTGAGTGATCACATCTATGCTTAACGTTTTTTCTGGACCCAAGGGTCAAAAGTTCGATCCCCGGCTATTGTTATTCATCCCAAGTAACGTTAATGCCTTTCGGAACTTccgaagggacgtaaaatgggggtcagAGGAGGTGCCTCGGGCAAGTTTAATAATGAAGAGCTTAGCAGCCGGCCTTCCTGTTAAATCATACCTAGCTATAGCTacgtactgaaacagcaaggaaacatgatGCCCTGTAATacatatgtgccactaggcatagGCACTACAATGGTCTGAACAAATCATCAAACGAGCGAACGAATTTTCAATGCCTCCCCATCGGGAGACGAAGGCCAATGAAAGACATCTCGGTCACTGTTAGCCCCTCTCCGAATccgggtttgcggattcgatggggtggtctacaggggtgggctagtggggtgggctacctcagcatctaccctttctggacctcaaggctgtacatgggggtttagcattgaatggaatttccttgaggaaaagatgggtcactctgtgggagggccggaaagaatgctttattttgctgaaggattatattgctttggggatgctacagtggggggtggaggtgggcaatgagcatactgcatacatttacatcgtgcaggagtttgttatccccagttttagatttctAAACATGGAGGgctatgttccctgttcctttatatactgctcagtcaggccaacaggacagtagaattgtggctacaagaaagaaatgagcatcaaaagcaacactatacattgtacaaacacacacacttaaaacattccaacccacgctcgtgcacactgacacacataaccacaaatacattgtacattgtatgcaagcacatgcattcaggtacattctagtctaaatgtgagacttatgttttgaattttgtcaaacacaggctctctcattccctagctgttctatgcaacttccagtttatttccccttgtacctcttccctaaaatcctaattaattgtatactgagtacttagaagtttgtttatgataaatggcttttctaccagtcttggtgctgttaccttccctctagcccacccacagcttgacccagatcctcttcaaggaaattccataagaggccaaacccccatgcacagccttgaggtccagaaagggtagatgctgaggtagcccaccccactagcccacccctgtagaccaccccatcgaatccgcaaacccctCCGAATCCTACTGTCCACAGCCCCCCGGGAAGGCAATGTGGAGGGCAGAAAAGAGTATGAAGAAgcttagatatccaggtaataagatacgaaATATAACAGGCCTAggtacttaagcaactggatagaatttggaaacgTTCAGGCATTTCGCGTAGCATCCGCCACCTTTTGTCAGCAAGTGAGCAAGATCTGgattttgtcagtgactgatcAAGTTTCTTAGTCTATTTAGCCTGTATTTGCATTTACTATTTAGATGGTCTTTCATTCTGATCAGTGGGATATCGTATTTCAGTACAGCTGCAAACTGGACCGAGATTAATTCCCGCCAATAACCTCCTGTGTTCCAGAATTACCCTTCATCATTCTAATCTCTGATCATGAATTGACATCACGCACCCTTTTCTAGATCCAGATTAAAGTCCACCCACGAAAAGTGttgcctgaattcaatcaagctcctgtaacggcttgccgccctgtaactgcATGCCGCCCTGTAACTGCATAGCcacggggaggggacagaaatccccggacagctggagtttgcgttatacagactacgaAAAGTGTATTTATAGCAAATTCAAATCCTCTACACCAGTATGTTTTGATACTTATTTCGATTACTCATGCCCAACAAATGATAGCTCAGCAGACACTATTTGAGAACACACATCGACCCGGGGCACTGTTCACTGGGTTAATGATTAACATATTGCGTCCTCACGTACGTGCTTTCTTTGTGTTAAACAACCTCTTTAACCCTTTTGACATGAGGTATTCCAATGCGATATGTACGCCACGATTCTTTGTGCAGGGCCCTTAAATACACTATACATGTGACATGGCTGTAGTTTTGAAACAGGCTCTCTTACTTTCTACTCGACTATTTCTGCTGAATGGTGTACCAGTCGTCGTTGTCAAACAGTTTCCCTGCATGTGTGCGTATTCCTAGATGTGCCATATTTATAAGCATCTGTGTCGACATGTCGGAAGCGCGACGGTTACATTAGTGACAGCCTAGCCGTCTAAAGGATTCTGACTATCcatggaggttatataacctctttGGACTATATCAGTATCTGCATTCTGGCAAGCTTGTTACCAAGGAGCGTGCCAACAGTCTCGCGGGTATGGTCTTTCATCTAGCGGTCAGAAGGGCGATGTTTCCCCAGgccctagcctccttcgcagactttaAGGAGTGACGGCGTTTTTTTTTTGAGGCgaacaatcaaatcaacaatcaACAAGCAAAGTCTCGAACAATAAGATAAAACCGTTAGGTCGCAAAGCTACaataaaagttttcattcatttattcatccatccattcattcattcattgcccCATTCATTGCTTTATtctttgattcattcattcattcattcattggtttGTTCATTCTTCTTCAAACCATCAAACCATACAGAGGCAAAACAACTGCATGTTCTTGGTGTGTGTCTTTAACCAACCAAAATGGCGGAGGCCACATTACGTCATGGTCACGTGAGTTCGAACGTTCTATTTCCCAGGTTCACGCCGTGAAGAAGGTTCTAGAGGCGGACCTCGGGCTGGAGGTGGTTCACATGGTGGAGGACGAGGCCACTATGGACGGAGGGGACGTTCTTTTCACAGGTAACTTTAGCTAACGAGGGCGAGCGTTCACGTAGGTCTCTGTCAGAGGCACCGGAAGACAGGTTTATGTTCCCCTTTCTTATAATAATCGTTCTTTATCCGCGAAAATGAATAGTTTCCTTATGTTGATGATGacgagggggatacaaactcagtcacgtttagGACCGAtctcttcacactgcagcagcgacacctagttgcagtgcgaagtagaactAGCCAGTGCTGCCCCCAGAAAGGCGACAGTCGGCGCTCTCTGAAACGTCGACTATTTATGAATTCttattttgtgtacaaatgacGTTGTTGGCCACTGCGATGTCTTGAATTCTCCTCTTTTTAAACACCAAGGAAAGGAATTCTTCGTCGGCTTGAGCAACCGGACCAACGAGGCTGGGGCGCGCATTCTGGCAGAGACCTTCCCCGACTACAGTGTCACTACCATCCCGGTCGCTAGAGGGCTCCACCTGAAGTGTTTCTGCACCATGGCTGCGCCTGACGTCATGGCGGTGGGTGAGGGACCGGAGGCGCAGAAGGCGTGGCAGGTTTGGATCATGATCATTTTCTCATGCTAGgccctagcctgggtaccatcctccgtggtagagaaatgttcgcggtggttttatgttcgcgattttttcgcggcgaccgtttcaccgcgaatttaaaaccaccacgaacatttttgtccaatactatagcactgccgcaaacttaaaaccaccgcgaacactccattttcgccttagcgccaaataaaaaccaggcgaacttaaatgcatttacagtgcggTAACCGCTGGCttaatcttttcgcttgcttacCTTAATACCTTAGTTTTACACAGCTAGTTTCCGTTTCTCAAGACCATGGTTTGGTCTATGACGCCTATGCAAACTAATGTTTATTGGATTTATTAAAAGAATGTGTCCTAGTTTTATTGTCTTATTTCTATTTTGGGTAAACGCAGGAGATCCGGGCCCGTGGCGACCACAAGTACGCCGTACTAAATATCCCGGATGACGGGGCCGCTAACTGCATGTTCGTGAATGGGACCATGATTCATTGCGCGGCGGACGAGTTTCCCAAAAGTGCAAAGGTGAGATTTCCCCCTTTTCCGTATAATTTAAcaaagtaaaataaataaagaaagaaatagaggtagacagaaagacagagaaaTGCAGAGAGACTGACAGACAGGGGGAGATTTATTTTCGtgctctccaaacagaggttcgGCTCAAggtggtttttgacgtgattttaggcgtttttgtcgggcttttaaattgtcacgttttctttatgtcgcacGACATCCAGCCggacctaacctctgcttggagagtactatttTCGGCCTTCTTCAGAGTAACTGACACTTTGCCGACGACGCGTGACCGTAGGGCCACATGTCCAAATTCATTGGGTCGATTAAAGTTCAGCCAAAGATTCGGTGTGGATCGACTGTGCTGAACGGAATTTTATCTCATCATGcgacatgaaaatgaaaaaaacagagACTGAATGAAACTGTTGCAGGTTTCAGCAACTGCAGGTGAATAACACTgttgatgacgacgatgattgCGTCATATTCGCCGGTCATGATAAATAAGATAACATAGATAAaggaacagggtacaaaataagtTTAAGAAAGCGGCTAaactaaattatacaaaattaTAAATTATAGAAATCATAATCACTGTTCCAACGACACGTAACATATTGCTGTTTGTAACTTTGTTCATGTTTATTATTGTACTACCATCCGTCCGTTTTGTGTTGTCCCCAGACGTACGCGGCAGCTCACCTGGCGTATCCCCGGGTCCAGGTATCAAACAAGGAGCTGGCGAAGGTGGACGGATCGCTGACCTGCTGCTCTATCCTCATCTAGGGACACACACTAGTtagttgaactttcaggcacttgggataatgtactgcccaccatcccccacccccggacgaacaatatttagttactgtactaaaatcaacagtagctaattgaactattggcacaaaactttgtcttcaattaatcttcttttaaagactacttcaagacatcctaaattgtcttaacctcattaacatacctattcagagttttggtataaaacctggtgttctcagtcctatcgtcataatcagtcactgacgaaagacagtggatgctgtctgaaacgtctgactgtttcaaaattttatctaattgcttgagtaattatttttggcgaaacACTAGACCCCATAGGTTGCTAGAGATTGGTGACATTGGTCAAATAGACAATTTAGACaatattatacaaatgtaacgtaTATGCTAGTGGAGTTAAAGAGTCAAAGAGTACAGTTTGAAACCTAGGGACTGTACTCTATGGCTGGCTGACTCCTCTGGCATACTTTCAGGTTATTTGGCCAATTACTACTATTTCCAGCAACATTATGGAGTCTAGACAAACACCACCCTGAGTGCTCCGGATGACTTCAGTATGCTACTCGGTCTCTAAGCGCCTTAGCCCCGTATTATTAAATCAACCTCCAGCTACCGCCGGGGGCAGGGACATAGCCGCTAACCtccttatgctacggtcacatttccaagccggggcccgaccgggctgtttgataaaacaaagaataaaagatgcatatcaagaaaatacataacgtatggtaaggaataatttttcaaacttttgtgtgttttgttgtcttttatatcatagttttcgttcccacaagctgcccggccgggccccgggttggaaatgtgaccctagcataagtagGCTCTACGAGTCGGACTTTTGTTTGGAACGTACATGTAATAATACTCTGGCTTCCGGGTTAGACCAATACCCGTGTCAGCTCATTCTAAAAGTTGCCAAAGGaaatttttttgatatgatCAATGACGTGGCCTAGAATTCTGAATAACTTACGTTGCTTTTAAGGTAGAAATgatggttttgattttattgCTAGATAGAACAAAGAAAGTTTGGGAAGATTTTATAATTTCAATATAAATGTTTaatttctttgaaaatgaaTTCAGATGATTGAGCTATGTTTGTCGAATCTTTATACATCAGAAATAGATGTTCTTTTAGCAGCTACATAGTTTTGCCAAATTGTTTTAGCTCAGAGTATTGTTGATTTGTTCTGTGTCgatgtttccttttttgtaccGTATTGTGTTCTCATTTCTCGTACTCACCATTTGGTATAATTCGCGCACAAAGTTCAATCGATTTCTGCacaacttgatttgttgtaactTTGATGAAAAGCTTTTGATAAAAAACAAGGAGTTGAAGAATGatgtttcatgttttctttcatACTAGTTATTCTTGTATTAATTTACATTGCTTCCGAAACAACTTCATGTGATCAGCGCTCTACATATGCACCTCTGTGGACGTGGTGCATAATTTGACCatcatacatcatcatcatcttgtcgtgaaagtgtcacggatgaacatcgtcctcctcctccagtcctccctgtcctccattgctctcggtagttcttctaaattgcagcctgcatcctcacTGTGCGAGGTCTGccaacattcatacatacatacaaatatacatacatgcaccaATAGTTTTCATGATACAGTACCACAATGCACAAATGTGTACAATAGCACAACATTCTTGactatgatatgaaaaaaaaaccttaagctgccagtcccgacttaattagggatacagaaatatgccttgtgtgctggacccggttataaccgggatagggtattccccagaacaaaacagctttgcgtgcgtgtagcgcgcgaagccgggaagttaggggagttagcgccgccgggtgtttcgcgggtttcgtgagggaggtcaggggtcgaacatttttgatttttacttggctaaaaaacctggcagcttaagggttaaaactTTCATAATTGCTTGATAATTACATACATGATACTACTATTCATGGTTGATGCATTAGAGATTGACCACTGCGTTGCAGTGGTAACAGGTTGCAGCGTCACCTACTGATTTGAACAAGAACTACAGTTACATGGTTCAGGACCTGGGGAAGAACGctacattttgatacatatagaatacaacacgggccgtattctgtatcacccgaggtaccagcccgaccgccgGTAGGatacattgattccaacctcccaatccggtattcgaattttcgatagcggcgcaaccggcgcactcgaaatgcattctaaatattctatggaagcccgtgtgatacaacttagaaccccgtgtgatacggaaaattatcacccggaccggaacacccgtatcgaacgttttcgcggcccaggtatgaccgTATGACATAACCCAAAATAGAACATCCGTTTAATATCGTGACCAAGCCGGTATAGGACATAACTAAACCGGCGTCAGATACAGACCAGTCGGGAACACCCGAAGCGTTATCccgcccaggtatgacataaccactgcacgaaatggcctcttTGCCCGCTTCTCTGATCGCCCTCCCTCAGAATGCTCGCGATCGGCAAggaaatactctccaagcagaggagtgggtgcgggttatagagacaaagaaaccatgacgAAGTAGAtggcccgacaaaaacgcctaaaaacacgccaaaaacctgccggacccactcctctgcttggagagtagcaaggGAAGCGATCCGGGAGAAGCGAACCCAAACGGGACGGCCCGGGCTGGGATAAGGCGACAAACCCGGCAATCTGACACCATCACGATCTTcaaccctaacatctgcttggagactagggcACTACAGTTGTCTGTCTGAAATTAATGAATGACCTTTGTTGCACATATTGCCACATTGGGCTAAGTTGTCGGTTTCAAATGAATGAAAACGTATAAATGAAGACccatattgcacatttttgccacactggacTATATTTAAAGTTGTCCATTTCAAATGAACGAAtggatgaagacctttattgcaaattttgtCGCACTGGGCTAACAGTAACACGTCATAACAAAGCATGTTGAAAGGTAATAGATACAAGAtaaacatgtaaaagaaccGCAACATTCCCTGTGAGATGTCGGCCCAGATGTCGGGACCATCGCGGCTCTCACGCCCTCCCGCCTGCCTTCTGCATTCCGCTATTATGAGCGACGGCCAAGGTCACGACCTGTGACCTCCAGGTGGCGATCCCCATAGCTCAAGTTCAGAACGGAACACCGTCCACACAGGGGCTATAATTGGTAGGATTTGCGGGCGAAATAGCCGGATCAGGGAAACGTGGTAAAGTGCGCGGTACAGAGGCCATCAGTCGGTCAATGTCCCGGCCGAATTTCACAGGCTATGAATAAAAACCTATGTCTATGAGGCCGCTCTAAATTTCTTGTAATCGTTTCCTTGTTCCCGCAAATGCACATTGAACGGAATAAAAG
Protein-coding regions in this window:
- the LOC136442128 gene encoding N(G),N(G)-dimethylarginine dimethylaminohydrolase 1-like, whose translation is MTLSMTLTSDPQRNKMAAYGRYHTAVVRGIPDSVRYEALIQAEQRDYVDVEKARQEKAVYVQTLRDLGLRIVELPAAEEHPDCPFVEDCAVVCNGTALVTRPGHPSRRGEVHAVKKVLEADLGLEVVHMVEDEATMDGGDVLFTGKEFFVGLSNRTNEAGARILAETFPDYSVTTIPVARGLHLKCFCTMAAPDVMAVGEGPEAQKAWQEIRARGDHKYAVLNIPDDGAANCMFVNGTMIHCAADEFPKSAKTYAAAHLAYPRVQVSNKELAKVDGSLTCCSILI